Part of the Sphingobium sp. TKS genome is shown below.
GAGGATGGGCGCGTCGACCTGACGGGGCTGTCGCGCCCCCAGATGAAGGGCGCGCTGGAAGAAGCCGGGCTCGATCAGAAGCAGGCGAAGCTGCGCTCCAAGCAGCTTTTCCACTGGCTCTATCATCGCGGTGAAACGGATTTCGACGCGATGACCGACCTCGCCAAGCCGATGCGCGGCTGGATGGCGGAGCGCTTCGTCGTCGGCCGTCCGCAGGTGGTCGAGGCGCAGGTATCGAGCGACGGCACGCGCAAATGGCTGCTGCGGTCGGACGATGGGCAGGATTATGAGATGGTGTTCATCCCGGACGCGGACCGGGGGACGCTCTGCGTTTCCAGCCAGGTGGGGTGTACGCTCAACTGCCGTTTCTGCCATACCGGCACGATGCGGCTGGTCCGGAACCTGACGCCGGGCGAGATCGTGGGTCAGGTCATGCTGGCCCGCGATGCGCTGGGCGAATGGCCCAAGGGGAGCATGGCCTCGGCCAATGACGATGAGGCGGACGACGCGTCGCAATATTCGCCGGACGGACGGATGCTGACCAACATCGTGATGATGGGCATGGGCGAGCCGCTCTATAATTTCGACCATGTGCGCGACGCGCTGAAGGTCGTGATGGATGGCGATGGGCTAGCGCTTTCGAAGCGGCGGATTACCCTCTCCACCTCCGGCGTGGTGCCGATGATGGCGCGGGCAGGCGAGGAGATCGGCGTGACCCTGGCCGTATCGCTCCATGCCGTGACCAAGGATGTGCGCGACGAGCTGGTGCCGCTCAACAAGAAATATGGCATCGAGCAGTTGTTGCAGGCCTGCGCCGACTATCCGAACGCGAACAATGCGCGGCGCATCACCTTCGAATATGTGATGATCAAGGACAAGAATGACAGCGATGACGATGCGCGTGAGCTGGTCCGGCTGCTCCGCCAGTATAAGCTGCCCGCCAAGGTCAATCTGATCCCGTTCAATCCCTGGCCGGGCACGGACTATGAATGCTCGACGCCCGAGCGGATTCGCGCTTTCAGCAGCATCGTGTTCGAAGGCGGAATCAGCGCGCCGGTGCGCACGCCGCGCGGGCGGGACATCATGGCCGCCTGCGGGCAGCTCAAATCCGCTTCGGAGAAGAAGAGCCGGGCCGAGCTGGATCGGCTCGCCGCGGAGAAGCAAGCCGCGCTCGGATAGAGCGGGGCTGATGATCCGCGCCTCTCATGGCGCGAGACGGAAACCCCGCCCGGAACGGCGGGGTTTTTCTTGTGAGTTTCGTCCGGGCGGCATGAGAAGGATGGAATTATGACGGACGAAGAGATTGAACGGATCGCGACGGGCTTTTGTGCGCGGACGCTGCCCAAGGAGGAGTGGACCCATATGGCCCATTTCTCGACGGCCTTATGGCTGATACTGCGGCGGCCGGATGTCATGCCTGAGCGCGACATGCCGGGGATGATCGCGGCCTATAATGAGAGCGTGGGCGGCGTGAACAACGACATGTCGGGCTATCATGAGACGATCACGCAGGCGTCGCTGAGCGCGGCGCGAGCGATCCTGGCGGGCTTGCTGGAAGGCGTGACGCCGGGCGAGGCCTTTGCGGCGCTGATGAACTCGCCCATGGCCGACAAGGACTGGCTGTTTGCCTATTGGTCGCGCGAGCGGCTGATGTCGGTGGAGGCGCGGCGGACGTGGGTGGAGCCGGACCTCAAGCCCCTGCCCTGGGCATAGAAAAAGGGCGGCCCCGGCTGGGACCGCCCTTCCCCTGTTCTATCCGAGAGGGATTAGAAACGGAAGCCGATGCCGACGACGCCAGCGTCACGGCCGCCGATGCCATCTTCATACTCGCTGCGCTGATATTCAGCCGAGATGTAGGTGTTGCCGGTCACCGCGAATTCCGCGCCGCCACCGTAACGCACGCCTTCGAACGAACCGCCAGCGTTGCTGTTCGATACTTCGATGCGGGTGTTGGCATAGCCGACCTTGCCGAACGCCAGGATGCGCGGGGTCACGACATAGCCGAGACGGACCGAAGCGGCGAGGTCACGGCTGATTTCCGTGCCGCCGGCGCCGACGGTGGTGTCATTGAGCGACACTTCCGGGCCGAAGGTGATGCGCGGAGCGACGGCCAGATCATAGCCGGTCGACACGCCGTAAGCGAAGCCGTCTTCGCCGCCCAGCTTGTCATAGCCCAGCGTCACGCCAGCGCGCGGACCGGTGAAGGGCGCAGCATCCTGAGCGAAAGCGGGAGCAGAAACAGCGGCAGCAGCAAGGGCTGCGAAAATCACAGTCTTCATAAAATCCTCATATTACGAGAAACGCACAGTCCATGAACTGGACAGGCGTTTTGTTCTTTTTACGGGATGGCGTTGCACTTGATTATTTCATCGCCATTTGGAACACCGATTTTTATTCGGCTTATCCTCCCGTCCTGCACGCAGCGATGTGTGTCGCTGACGGCGCGCATATGTAACGTGATCGTCATTGTTGCAAGTTGGATATGAACTTTACAAATGTGTGATGCTTTTTCGCAACAGTCTGACTTTGCATGAAAATAGGGCGGCCCCGACGGAACCGCCCCTTTTCGTCCATAATGGACATTAGGTCAGAAACGGAAACCGACGCCGACCACGCCAGCGTCACGGCCACCGAAATTATCTTCATATTCGGTGCGCTGATATTCAGCCGAAATATAGGTGCGCGGCGTCACCGAATATTCCAGGCCGCCGCCATAGCGCACGCCTTCCAGCGTCTGGTGATCGCCGGGGATTTCGAAGCGGCTGTTGGCATAGCCGACCTTGCCGAACGCCAGCACCTGCGGGGTCACGACATAGCCGAGGCGCACCGAAGCGGCGAGATCGCGGCTGGCATCGACGCCGCCGAACTCAGCGGTGGACTCGCTCAGGGACACTTCCGGACCAAAAGTGATGCGCGGGGTGACGGCCAGGTCATAGCCGGTCGACACGCCATAGCTGAAACCGTCGCTGCCCTGGACCTTGTCATAGCCCAAGGTAATGCCAGCCCGAGGACCAGTAAAAGGTGCAGTATCCTGAGCAAAAGCGGGAACAGAAACAGTGACAGCAGCAATAGCTGCGAGAATCGCAGTCTTCATGATATTCCTCATTGGCTTATCTGATACCCTGAACCGGGCAGGGATTATCTATGGCTTCAATCAGTTTTTAAAAAGGACTGATCTGTAAAATATTTTCGATCTTATCCCTCTTGAAATATGATGGAATCCATCCATGCGAACTTCAAAATCCGGAAGCGTTACTTGGTCCCGGCAGCGGCGCTTATGGACCCGGAATCTGGCTCCCACATGAACGGAATCATGAAAAAGAATTCATGCGCGCAGCATCGCCATCCTTTTTGACGCCGCTGGTGCAAAAGGGTAACAGTCGCCTATGGATAGCGCCTTGTCCGATCCGAAACTGGTGCTGCGCCACAGCTTGCCGACGCGTCTGTGGCATTGGCTGAACGCGGCGCTGCTCTATGTGCTGTTCACCAGCGGGTTGGGCATCTTCAACGCGCATCCCCGGCTCTATTGGGGGCAATATGGCGCGAATTTCGACCACCCCTGGCTGACGCTGGAGCGCTTCGGCGGCTGGATCACCCTGCCCGCTCATTATAATCTGGCGATGTCGCGGCACTGGCACCTGACCGCCGCGCCGATCTTCGCCTTTGCGCTGCTCTTCTACATGCTCTGGAGCCTGTTCGGGCGGCATCTGGCGCGCGACCTCGCCTTCCGGCGCGGGGAACTGGCGCCCCGCCATGTCTGGCAGGACATCAGGGATCATGCCCGGCTGCGCTTTCCTACGGGGGAAGCGGCGCTGCGCTACAATGTGTTGCAGAAGGCAAGCTATATCGGCGTGATCTTCGTCGCGCTGCCGCTCATCATCCTGACGGGGCTCACCATGTCGCCCGGCATGAACGCGGCCTGGCCCTGGCTGGTCGAACTGTTCGGCGGAAGGCAGTCGGCGCGATCGATCCACTTCATCGCCGCCTTCGCCCTGGCGGCCTTCTTCCTGGTGCATATGTTGATGGTGCTGCTGGCGGGGCCGCTAAACGAGATTCGGTCGATGATCAGCGGGCGCTACCGGCTGCCGGAGGCGCGGCGATGAGCCTGATCCTGAGCCGCCGGGCGTTGGTCCTGGGCGCCGCCGCGACGCTGGCGGGCTGCGACCGGCTGGCAAGCAACGAGACGGTACGGGAAGCGTTGTTTTCTGCCGAGAATTTCCATAAATGGGCGCAGCGCAGTCTGATGGCCCGCGACGCGCTGGCCCATGAATTTCGCCCGGACCAGATCTCCCCCTTCTTCCGGCCCAACGGCACCGCCAACCCCAATACGCCCGAATATAGGGCGCTATGGCGCAGCGGCTTTGCCGACTGGCGATTGCGGGTCGGCGGGCTGGTCGCGCGGCCCCTATCCCTGTCGCTAGCTGACCTCCATGCCCTTCCCCATCGCGAGCAGATCACGCGGCATGACTGTGTCGAGGGATGGAGCGCCATCGGCAAATGGCGCGGCGTGCCGTTGAAGCCGATCCTTGAAGCGGCACGACTACGGGAAGGCGCGCGCTACATCGTCTTTCACTGCGCCGACGATATGGGCGGCGGGCGCGGCTATTATGAAAGCATCGATCTGATGGACGCCTTCCACCCGCAGACCATCCTCGCTTTCGCGCTCAACGACCAGCCTTTGCGCGTCGCCAATGGCGCGCCGCTCAGGCTGCGGGTGGAACGGCAATTGGGCTACAAGCAGGCGAAATATTTGATGCAGATTGAGGCGGTTGCGTCGTTGGACGGCATCGGCAGGGGCAAGGGCGGCTTCTGGGAAGACCATGCCGGCTATGATTGGTATGCCGGC
Proteins encoded:
- the rlmN gene encoding 23S rRNA (adenine(2503)-C(2))-methyltransferase RlmN, with product MQTAANPLMPIPGLIDPVPVPRAVTPREDGRVDLTGLSRPQMKGALEEAGLDQKQAKLRSKQLFHWLYHRGETDFDAMTDLAKPMRGWMAERFVVGRPQVVEAQVSSDGTRKWLLRSDDGQDYEMVFIPDADRGTLCVSSQVGCTLNCRFCHTGTMRLVRNLTPGEIVGQVMLARDALGEWPKGSMASANDDEADDASQYSPDGRMLTNIVMMGMGEPLYNFDHVRDALKVVMDGDGLALSKRRITLSTSGVVPMMARAGEEIGVTLAVSLHAVTKDVRDELVPLNKKYGIEQLLQACADYPNANNARRITFEYVMIKDKNDSDDDARELVRLLRQYKLPAKVNLIPFNPWPGTDYECSTPERIRAFSSIVFEGGISAPVRTPRGRDIMAACGQLKSASEKKSRAELDRLAAEKQAALG
- a CDS encoding outer membrane protein; its protein translation is MKTVIFAALAAAAVSAPAFAQDAAPFTGPRAGVTLGYDKLGGEDGFAYGVSTGYDLAVAPRITFGPEVSLNDTTVGAGGTEISRDLAASVRLGYVVTPRILAFGKVGYANTRIEVSNSNAGGSFEGVRYGGGAEFAVTGNTYISAEYQRSEYEDGIGGRDAGVVGIGFRF
- a CDS encoding porin family protein, producing MKTAILAAIAAVTVSVPAFAQDTAPFTGPRAGITLGYDKVQGSDGFSYGVSTGYDLAVTPRITFGPEVSLSESTAEFGGVDASRDLAASVRLGYVVTPQVLAFGKVGYANSRFEIPGDHQTLEGVRYGGGLEYSVTPRTYISAEYQRTEYEDNFGGRDAGVVGVGFRF
- a CDS encoding cytochrome b/b6 domain-containing protein yields the protein MDSALSDPKLVLRHSLPTRLWHWLNAALLYVLFTSGLGIFNAHPRLYWGQYGANFDHPWLTLERFGGWITLPAHYNLAMSRHWHLTAAPIFAFALLFYMLWSLFGRHLARDLAFRRGELAPRHVWQDIRDHARLRFPTGEAALRYNVLQKASYIGVIFVALPLIILTGLTMSPGMNAAWPWLVELFGGRQSARSIHFIAAFALAAFFLVHMLMVLLAGPLNEIRSMISGRYRLPEARR
- a CDS encoding molybdopterin-binding protein — encoded protein: MSLILSRRALVLGAAATLAGCDRLASNETVREALFSAENFHKWAQRSLMARDALAHEFRPDQISPFFRPNGTANPNTPEYRALWRSGFADWRLRVGGLVARPLSLSLADLHALPHREQITRHDCVEGWSAIGKWRGVPLKPILEAARLREGARYIVFHCADDMGGGRGYYESIDLMDAFHPQTILAFALNDQPLRVANGAPLRLRVERQLGYKQAKYLMQIEAVASLDGIGRGKGGFWEDHAGYDWYAGI